The Agrobacterium vitis region GCCCTGGTTCTGGCACGGCTTCGACATGTTCTGGTTTGCCGCGCTGATGGTGCTGGTGGCGCCCGGCTTGCTCGCCTTCGTATTCGGCTGGTTTGCGTTTCGCTCGCGTGTCAACGGCGTCTATCTGTCGATCATCACCCAGGCGATGACCTATGCGCTGCTGCTGGCCTTCTTCCGCAACGATATGGGTTTTGGCGGCAATAATGGCCTGACAGACTTCAAGGATATTCTCGGCTTCAACATTCAGGCCGATGGCACCCGTGCGGCGCTGTTTTCGCTCTCGGCGCTGTTTCTGGCGGGCTCTCTGCTGCTGGTCTCGGCCATCGTACGCTCCAAATACGGCAAGGTGCTGGTCGGTATCCGCGATGCCGAAAGCCGCACCCGCTTTCTCGGCTACCGGGTGGAAAACATGAAGCTGTTTGCCTTTGTCGTCTCAGCAATGATGGCGGGCGTCGCAGGTGCGCTCTATGTGCCGCAGGTCGGCATCATCAATCCGGGCGAGTTTTCACCGGCCAATTCCATCGAGGTGGTGATCTGGACCGCTGTTGGCGGACGCGCCACGCTGATCGGTCCGATCATTGGCGCGGTGCTGGTCAATGGCGGCAAGACGGTGTTTACCGGCCTGTTTCCCAATGCCTGGCTGTTTGCGCTGGGTGGGCTGTTCGTGGCCGTCACGCTGTTTCTGCCCAAGGGCATTGTTGGCACAGTCACCCAAGGCCTTCTCCGGCGCAGGCAGGACAAGGCAGTGACGGAGGCCGAGGCATTGAACCGCAAACCCCAGGCGGCGGAGTGAGACCATGGCTGATAAAACCACCAATTCGCTTCTTTATCTCAACGGCGTCAGTGTTTCCTTTGACGGGTTCCGGGCCTTGAACTCCCTGTCCTTCGTGGTCGAGCCGGGGGAGCTGCGCGCCATTATCGGCCCGAATGGTGCTGGCAAGACGACGATGATGGATATCATCACCGGCAAGACACGGCCTGACAGTGGTGAGGTGTTTTTCGACGGCGGCAAGGTGGATCTCACCAAGCGCGATGAGGCCGACATCGCCCAACTCGGCATTGGCCGCAAATTCCAGAAGCCAACGGTATTTGAAAGCCATACGGTCTGGGACAATCTGGAACTGGCGCTGAACAAGCCGCGCGGCGTGTTTTCAACGCTGTTCTACCGGCTGACACCCAAGGACCGCGAGCGGATCGACACCATTCTCGAAACCGTGCGGCTCACCGCCCGCAAAAACGACCTCGCCGCCAATCTGTCCCACGGTCAGAAGCAATGGCTGGAAATTGGTATGCTGCTGGCGCAGGAGCCGAAACTGCTGCTGGTCGATGAGCCGGTGGCGGGCATGACCGATGCCGAAACCGCCGAGACCGCCATCCTGCTGCGCGAAATCTCCAAGACCCGCTCGGTCGTGGTGGTTGAGCACGACATGGGCTTTATCCGTGATCTCGGCGTCAAGGTGACATGCCTTGCCGAAGGCTCGGTGCTGGCCGAAGGCTCGATCGATTTCGTTTCGAACGATCCGCGGGTGATCGAGAATTATCTGGGGCGGTGAGAACAGTACCGTTGGAATGCGCAGTACCCCCTCTGCCTTGCCAGGCATCTCCCCCCTTGAGGGGGAGATGTCACGAAGTGACAGAGGGGGGTGAACGGCTTGCTCCCAATTTTTCAGAAGGTGCATCAATGCTGACAGTTGAAAATCTCAATCTTCACTATGGTGCCGCCCAGGCGCTGCGCGGTGTGAATATTACCGCGCCAATGGGCAAGATTACCTGCGTGCTGGGTCGAAACGGGGTGGGTAAAAGCTCGCTTTTGCGCGCCGTAACCGGCCAGCATCCGGTATCAGGCGGCACGATTGCGTTTGAAGGCACGGTGTTGAACGGCATGGCGCCGTTCAACCGGGCGCGGCACGGTGTCGGCTATGTGCCGCAGGGGCGTGAGATCTTTCCGCTACTGTCGGTCAAGGAAAATCTGGAAACCGGCTTTGCGCCGCTGAAGCGCAAGGACCGGACGATTCCGGACGATATTTTCGCGCTGTTTCCGATTTTGCAGACCATGCTGTCGCGGCGTGGTGGTGACCTGTCCGGTGGCCAGCAGCAGCAATTGGCGATTGGCCGGGCCATGGTGACCCGTCCGAAAATCCTGGTGCTGGACGAGCCGACCGAGGGCATCCAGCCATCGATCATCAAGGATATCGGCCGGGCAATCCGCTATTTGCGGGATTCAACCGGCATGGCGATCCTGCTGGTCGAGCAATATCTCGATTTCTGCCGGGAGTTGGCCGACCATGTCTACATCATGGATCGCGGTGAAATTGTCCATGAAGGAGGGGCTGAAACCCTGGATACGGTCGAGGCCCGCCGTCACCTTACGGTCTAATGTCGCATTCAGGCATGGGATTCGATGTCCGGATCTGGAGCGTAAACTTCTGTTTTTGCTATGAAATGCCCATGTGTATTCATAGTATATTCACGCTTTGTGTTTGACGCATGTCAGCCTTGATCATTTGTCGTCAGGTTTCAGTTGAAGCCTACGGAACATGTGGTATTTTCCGCCGAGTGCTAATAACAAGGCGACCTCATGACATTCGATGAACTGACTGGCCTGCGGCGGCCGGGTTTTTTCGCGCGCACATCTGCCCGGACTTTGTTGTGCCTGTTCACACTTGGCGTTTCCATGGTGTTGCCGGGCGGCCTTGCCTACGCGGCGGGCGGCTGCGGCGTAACCGTCCGAGCCGGATTGCAGGATCTGTCATTCACGTCAGGTGGCATTGAGCGCACGGCGGTGGCCTACATTCCCCAAGGCTATACCGGCAAGGCCAAGGTGCCTGTGGTGTTTGATCTGCATGGGTCCAACAGCTTTCCCCGCGATCAGCTGGGTCGTAGCCAATGGTCCGACGTGGCGCGTGAAAACGGCTTCATCGTCATTGCTCCGCAGGGCGGGCTGAATGGCAAGGCGGAAGGCACCCATGCCTGGAACGTGCCGGGCGTAACCCCCGTGCCTGGCGTGACCGTACCGAATGCCACAGTCTCAAATGGGACGGTAACCAACGCAAGCCTGACAAGCTCGACTGCGCCCAATACGGCTGTTTCGCAAAATGCATCTGTTTCGCCAGGCGCATCTGTTTCTACAGTAACCGAAGCCAAAGGGCCGGATGATGCCGCTTATCTCAGCGACACCGTGGCGCTGGTCAAGGCCAAGTTCTGCGTCGATCCCGACCGGATCTACGCGTCCGGCTATTCGGGTGGCGGGCGGATGCTGTCGCAATATATCTGCAACGGCAATACCGATTTCTCGGCTGCCGGTTTCGTCATGAGCCTGCGGGCTGGCACGCCGCGCCAGGGCGTTGGCCCCGATCAGGGAAAATGGTTGCCCGATCCGCAAAGCTGCCGTCCGGGCCGTCCGGTGTCGATCATCGCCTTCTGGGGACTGAAGGACAATACCAATCCCTATGCAGGCGGCGGCAGGCCCTATTGGCAATATAGCGGCGAAGCGGCACTCAATCGCTGGGCCGAGCTGGATGGCTGCCAGGGCGAGCGCAAGATCGTCAAGGGGACGAAAATTTCCTCCGCGGAATTTGAGCGCTGCAAGGGCGGTGCCCGCATCCTGTCCTATACGATTGCTGACCAGACCCATGATTGGCCAGCTCAGACCGTTGGCTTCTCGCTGGCTGCCGCCAACTCCAAGGCAAAGGTAGCTGATGGCAAGAGCCAGGAAGACATGTATGCGGCCAAGCGGATGTGGGCGTTCTTCGACAGCGGCGATGGCCGCCTGATCGCCGACAATATCGCCAAAAACGCCTGTGCAGATGGCGCAAAACCGGCTGCTGGCGCAACGGCCTCTGTAAACCCTGCCTGCTCGGTGACGATGAAGGCCAAGGTCAAGCCGCAGGCGGTGGAAAGCCCGATGTCGGCGGACGCGCTGTAGAGGTTGCCGGGTTCGGATTGAACCAGTCAGTAAACAATGCTTCGCTTGTGTTTTTGACGCATCTCCAGACACCGAACCGCGACATGGTTTGGCAGGAAATGCTCTTAAGTATCAGCAAGCGATTGTCCTAATATTATGGATGGGGTGCTGCGCTTTGGTGCGGCACCTCTTTTTTGTTTTGCATCGTATTGGTCTTTTGCTACCGTAGCCCCCGCTGCGGAGGATTATATGCAAAATATTGAAAATAAATGCGAAAAACCTGTTCTGCGAAGAGTTGGTACTCTGTCCGTTGTGGCGATTGCGGCACTCGTTTCCCTTCTGACGCTCTCGACTGGCCCCGCCTCGGCAGCCGGTTGCGGTCAGCCCAGGGATGTGGGCCGTTATGATATGACGCTGACCTCTGGCGGGCATGAGCGGGTGTTTTCTTATTTCATTCCCTCCAGCTATAGCGGCCAGGACAAGGTGCCGGTCGTGTTTGATTTTCACGGGTCCGACAGCAATGCCAATGAGCAGTTGGACCGTAGCGAATGGGAGCGGGTGGCTGAGCGCGAAGGCTTTATCGCTGTCGCGCCGCAAGGGTCGATGCCCACCAAGCGGGCGGGCTATTTCGCCTGGAATGTGCCGGGCGTCGCCAAAGGCGAGGCCGATGAAGAGGCCTATATCCGTGATGTGATCAAGGCGGTCGAAGACAATTTTTGCGTCGATCCGGCTTCTTTCTATGCCACCGGCTATTCTGGCGGCGGGCGGATGGTGTCGCAATATCTTTGCGATGGACATACCGATTTTGCCGCTGCCGGTCTGGTGGTCGGCCTACGGGCCGGAACACCGAAGCGTGAAGGCGAGACATGGGTGCCGGATGCTGCGACCTGCAAACCGGCAAAACCGATGTCGCTGATCGCCTTTGCCGGGCTGGACGACAAGATCAACCCGATTGCCGGGCAGGGTCTGCCCTATTGGGGTTATGGCGCGGATGCCGCACTGCATCGCTGGGCGGAGCTGGATGGGTGCAAGGCTCCCACTGTCAAAACGGAAGGCCGGGTCGAGACCACGGATTATGCCCAATGTGCGGACGGCGTGCGCATCGCCTCCTACCGTTTGGCGGGGGCGGGCCATACATGGCCGGGCAGCACCGCATCGCTGAAGATCCAGAAGGTGATCGGCAAGGTTTCCTTCGATTTGAATGCCACTGATATGATGTGGGATTTCTTCTCGAAATCGAAGCGTTGAAGGCATGACCCTACAGCCCGCCACGATCATCAAGCCGCAACGCGCGAATGGTCGCGGACGGCTGGACACCAAGCTGTTTCAAGGGCGCAGCCGGTTGGAAACCTTCTTCCAGGAGGGTTGCGCCAAGATCCGTATTCCCGAAAGTTTCGATGGCCGGATGGAGGCGGTGCTGATCAATTCCTCCGGCGGGCTGACCGGTGGCGACCAGCTCGATTGGGCGTTTTGCGCCGGTGATGGCACCCATCTGACGCTGACCACCCAGGCCTGCGAGAAAATCTACAAGGCCGCCGCCGATACGGCGTCGATCAGCAGCCGCATCACGGTCGGCGAGGGGGCTGCGGTCCATTGGCTGCCGCAGGAATCCATCCTGTTCGATCAGGCATCTCTGACCCGCAGGCTGGAGGTCGATCTGCATGAGACATCGGAGTTTCTCAGTGTCGAGGCCATTCTGCTGGGCCGCAAGGCGATGGGCGAAGCGATGCGCCACGGCCTGGTGCGTGACCGCTGGCGTATCCGTCGCTCAGGGCGACTGATTCATGCCGAAGACCTGGCGCTATCAGGCGATATTGCCGATCTCTCCGCCGAAAAAGCGGTGCTGGGCGGCAGGGTTGCCTTTGCCACATTGCTGTATACGGGGCGCCAGGCGGAGGCGCATATGGCGGCGCTGCAACGGTTGACGAACCAGCGATCAGGGCTTGGTGAAGTTGGCATAAGCCTGTGGAATGACAAGCTGGTTGCCCGTTTTATCAGCAGCGATGGATTTTCCCTCAGAAAATTATTGGTTCCGGTGATTTCGGCCTTGCGCGACGGCGCGTCTGTGCCGAAAGTCTGGACCTTGTAACCGGCATCATCATCGGAGCACCCATGAATCTCAGCCCAAGAGAAAAAGACAAGCTTCTGATTTCCATGGCGGCCATGGTCGCCCGGCGCAGGCTGGAGCGCGGCGTCAAGCTGAACTATCCCGAGGCGATTGCGCTGATTTCCGATTTCGTCGTTGAAGGCGCGCGCGATGGCCGCGCCGTGTCCGAACTGATGGAGGCGGGTGCCCATGTCATTACCCGCGATCAGGTGATGGAGGGCATTGCCGAAATGATCCATGACGTGCAGGTCGAAGCGACGTTTCCCGACGGCACCAAGCTGGTGACCGTCCACGAACCGATCCGCTAACGCCATGCTGGAGCTTCGCCCCAACTGTGAATGCTGCGACCGCGATCTGCCGCCTGAAAGCCGCGAGGCGCTGATCTGTAGCTTCGAATGCACCTATTGCGCTGCCTGTGCTGAGAGCGTGCTGGCTGGTATCTGCCCCAATTGCGGCGGCGAACTGGTGCGCAGACCGATCCGCCCGGCAAACAAGCTCGTCAACAATCCGCCATCCACGACGCGGGTTCTGAAGGCGGAAGGCTGCAAGCCCTCACACGCGGCCTGATCGGTGATCCATCCGGCCGTTCCGGATGTATTATTTCATGCATGGACAATGTGGTCTTCCGGCCTGCCGGAAACCTATGACGGGAGAGACAGTGATGAAACCGGGTGAAATCATTGCCGCGAGTGGCGAGATCGAGCTGAATGCTGGTCAGCCGACCGTGACGATTGAAGTGTCCAATACCGGCGACCGTCCGGTGCAGGTGGGCAGTCATTATCATTTCTTCGAGACCAATGCGGGCCTGTCCTTCGACCGTGACAAGGTGCGCGGCATGCGGCTGGACATTCCGGCGGGGACTGCGGTGCGTTTCGAACCGGGCCAGACCCGGGAAGTGACGTTGATCCCGCTTGCTGGCAAGCGCGAGGTTTATGGCTTTCGTCAGAAGGTCATGGGGCCGCTATGACGCCTGTTTCGCGGCTGATCATGCTGGCAGGGTTTGGGGTGATGTCGTCTGGCCATGGTGTTCTGGCGCAAGCGCTTGATTGCAAGGACCCGAAAACCCAGAGCGATATGACGGCCTGCGCGGTGCAGGATTTCGACGCGGCGGACAAGGCCATGAATGCCCAATGGAAAATCACCCGCAAGGCCTTCGTTGAGCAGGACGCCACGCTGGACGATGATCTGAAGGGGGCTGAAAAGGCCTTGTTGAAAGCCCAGCGCGCCTGGATCGATTACCGCGACGGTCAATGTGAGGCGCAGGGATTTTATGTCCGGGGTGGCACGATGGAGCCGATGGAGGTTGCCGCCTGCAAGGCAGAGATGACGAAGACGCGGACCAAGGAACTGAAATCCTTGGCTGAAACTCGATAAGCGGATCGGACAGGCATGGATCGCAAGATCATGATCATTGGCAATGGTGAGGTTCCCCAGGAGGTTGCGGACGCCATTGATGCTGCCGATATGGTCATTCGCTTCAATGGCGCGCGCAATTTCGGCCTGGCCGGACACCGAACCGACGTGATGGCAGTGTGCAATACCGGCCGTCCCGCCAAGGCTATGCTGGCCGATTGCGCCTGGCGCAACAGCCCGCCGGTTGATACCAGCGGTGCGATCTGGTCGGTCCGCGATCCCGCCAAGTTCGAGGCGATGAAGCCGGAGATTCTGGTGAATTTTCCCGAACTTGACGATCTGTTTGAGGATCA contains the following coding sequences:
- the urtC gene encoding urea ABC transporter permease subunit UrtC, which translates into the protein MITAFLLRSLDAKILVAIAILLALAILVPILSLATAPDSALHMPTYLVALFGKYLTYAMLALALDLVWGFCGILSLGHGAFFALGGYAMGMYLMRQIGPRGTYGDPVLPDFMVFLNWKELPWFWHGFDMFWFAALMVLVAPGLLAFVFGWFAFRSRVNGVYLSIITQAMTYALLLAFFRNDMGFGGNNGLTDFKDILGFNIQADGTRAALFSLSALFLAGSLLLVSAIVRSKYGKVLVGIRDAESRTRFLGYRVENMKLFAFVVSAMMAGVAGALYVPQVGIINPGEFSPANSIEVVIWTAVGGRATLIGPIIGAVLVNGGKTVFTGLFPNAWLFALGGLFVAVTLFLPKGIVGTVTQGLLRRRQDKAVTEAEALNRKPQAAE
- the urtD gene encoding urea ABC transporter ATP-binding protein UrtD; protein product: MADKTTNSLLYLNGVSVSFDGFRALNSLSFVVEPGELRAIIGPNGAGKTTMMDIITGKTRPDSGEVFFDGGKVDLTKRDEADIAQLGIGRKFQKPTVFESHTVWDNLELALNKPRGVFSTLFYRLTPKDRERIDTILETVRLTARKNDLAANLSHGQKQWLEIGMLLAQEPKLLLVDEPVAGMTDAETAETAILLREISKTRSVVVVEHDMGFIRDLGVKVTCLAEGSVLAEGSIDFVSNDPRVIENYLGR
- the urtE gene encoding urea ABC transporter ATP-binding subunit UrtE; this translates as MLTVENLNLHYGAAQALRGVNITAPMGKITCVLGRNGVGKSSLLRAVTGQHPVSGGTIAFEGTVLNGMAPFNRARHGVGYVPQGREIFPLLSVKENLETGFAPLKRKDRTIPDDIFALFPILQTMLSRRGGDLSGGQQQQLAIGRAMVTRPKILVLDEPTEGIQPSIIKDIGRAIRYLRDSTGMAILLVEQYLDFCRELADHVYIMDRGEIVHEGGAETLDTVEARRHLTV
- a CDS encoding alpha/beta hydrolase family esterase, whose amino-acid sequence is MTFDELTGLRRPGFFARTSARTLLCLFTLGVSMVLPGGLAYAAGGCGVTVRAGLQDLSFTSGGIERTAVAYIPQGYTGKAKVPVVFDLHGSNSFPRDQLGRSQWSDVARENGFIVIAPQGGLNGKAEGTHAWNVPGVTPVPGVTVPNATVSNGTVTNASLTSSTAPNTAVSQNASVSPGASVSTVTEAKGPDDAAYLSDTVALVKAKFCVDPDRIYASGYSGGGRMLSQYICNGNTDFSAAGFVMSLRAGTPRQGVGPDQGKWLPDPQSCRPGRPVSIIAFWGLKDNTNPYAGGGRPYWQYSGEAALNRWAELDGCQGERKIVKGTKISSAEFERCKGGARILSYTIADQTHDWPAQTVGFSLAAANSKAKVADGKSQEDMYAAKRMWAFFDSGDGRLIADNIAKNACADGAKPAAGATASVNPACSVTMKAKVKPQAVESPMSADAL
- a CDS encoding alpha/beta hydrolase family esterase encodes the protein MQNIENKCEKPVLRRVGTLSVVAIAALVSLLTLSTGPASAAGCGQPRDVGRYDMTLTSGGHERVFSYFIPSSYSGQDKVPVVFDFHGSDSNANEQLDRSEWERVAEREGFIAVAPQGSMPTKRAGYFAWNVPGVAKGEADEEAYIRDVIKAVEDNFCVDPASFYATGYSGGGRMVSQYLCDGHTDFAAAGLVVGLRAGTPKREGETWVPDAATCKPAKPMSLIAFAGLDDKINPIAGQGLPYWGYGADAALHRWAELDGCKAPTVKTEGRVETTDYAQCADGVRIASYRLAGAGHTWPGSTASLKIQKVIGKVSFDLNATDMMWDFFSKSKR
- a CDS encoding urease accessory protein UreD, producing MTLQPATIIKPQRANGRGRLDTKLFQGRSRLETFFQEGCAKIRIPESFDGRMEAVLINSSGGLTGGDQLDWAFCAGDGTHLTLTTQACEKIYKAAADTASISSRITVGEGAAVHWLPQESILFDQASLTRRLEVDLHETSEFLSVEAILLGRKAMGEAMRHGLVRDRWRIRRSGRLIHAEDLALSGDIADLSAEKAVLGGRVAFATLLYTGRQAEAHMAALQRLTNQRSGLGEVGISLWNDKLVARFISSDGFSLRKLLVPVISALRDGASVPKVWTL
- a CDS encoding urease subunit gamma, translated to MNLSPREKDKLLISMAAMVARRRLERGVKLNYPEAIALISDFVVEGARDGRAVSELMEAGAHVITRDQVMEGIAEMIHDVQVEATFPDGTKLVTVHEPIR
- a CDS encoding DUF1272 domain-containing protein produces the protein MLELRPNCECCDRDLPPESREALICSFECTYCAACAESVLAGICPNCGGELVRRPIRPANKLVNNPPSTTRVLKAEGCKPSHAA
- a CDS encoding urease subunit beta encodes the protein MKPGEIIAASGEIELNAGQPTVTIEVSNTGDRPVQVGSHYHFFETNAGLSFDRDKVRGMRLDIPAGTAVRFEPGQTREVTLIPLAGKREVYGFRQKVMGPL
- a CDS encoding lysozyme inhibitor LprI family protein, giving the protein MTPVSRLIMLAGFGVMSSGHGVLAQALDCKDPKTQSDMTACAVQDFDAADKAMNAQWKITRKAFVEQDATLDDDLKGAEKALLKAQRAWIDYRDGQCEAQGFYVRGGTMEPMEVAACKAEMTKTRTKELKSLAETR